TACCGTAGGCAGCGCGGTCTTCACCGTTTTGTTCGTATTCTACAATGTATGCACCTATCCACCAGTTACGAACTGTAAGTGCTGTGTTTACAGCCGATACTGCCTTTTGAAACAACTCGTTGTGCATCTCCGATATTTGATTTGCTAAGTGTTTTAGGTTCATAGTTTGCTGAATACTGTTTATTATAATTTTAATTTGATAAATTTTCGTATTCTTTTTCAATATCTGATTGAGATATCTCTCCTTTCGATGTTTTGGGTTTCAATTATACAGCCTGTTCTTTTATAGTTTTAAATCAATATTATTTATATTGTAATTTGGATATTTGCAATTATAAAACTCTTTAAATTAAACTGAGTAATTGTAAACTTTGAAAAACACAATCATTCAATTTAGTTCCCAAATAGTTTATGATACCATTTCAAATTACTCAATCTGAAAATTTCAGTATCTTGTTTGCTTATTTTATTTTCAAGTGTTTCTATTTTATCGTTTAAAGTTTTAATTCTATTTCCCTTTTTTTTTAATTCCAATTTTATCCTTTTATTTTCATTATCAAAATCATCAGTCTTTTGCAGCAGTACATTTATTACAGAGTTTTGCTTTTCTATCTCTCCCTCCATTATTCCTTTTTGTTTTGATATATTATCAAATTCCTTTTTTAAGAAATTGTTTTGTTGAATAAAAACTTTTGCTTTATTTTGTTGCTTAGCAAGCCCTTTTTCAGAATAGTATAATCTTGAAAAATAATAAACAAAAAATCGTTTAAAAATATCTGTTCCAATATCATTGCGATATTTATATGCTTTTAGCAAATCATCAAACGCTTTTGAATATTCATTTTTTTTAATCTTGTATCTTGCACTTTTGTACAATATATCTGCTTTACCCGAATTTAATTCTTTAATAATTAAAGTGTTTGGAGTTTCATTTTGAGCGAAAACTAAAACTTCATTATCCGTTTTAATTGCAGTTCTGTTAATTTGTGATTTTAGCATCAAACCATTAAAAGTAGTGCAACGACTCAATGCAACATAAACTTGACCTGGGGCAAATGCAGCACTTAGATCAGCAAAAACTTTTTCAAATGTAAGTCCTTGACTTTTATGAACAGTAATAGCCCATGCAAGTTTTAATGGAAATTGTATAAATGTTCCAATAATTTCTTCTTCAATCTTTTTTTGTTCATCATTCCAACTATATCTTACATTTTCCCAAGTCTCTTTTTCAACTTTTATCTCCTTGAAATCATCATTTTTATCAGTAATCTCAACAATAATTGTAAATTCTTCTATTTTTTTAATTGTGCCGATTTTTCCATTAAAGTAACGTTTACTTCTATCATTTTTTATGAACATTATTTGAGCATTTTCCTTTAATTGCAATACTCTGTCAGTAGGTAATGAATTATCGGGAAATGTTCCTGTGATTGTTGCTTCAAAAAAATTGGGTTCAGTTTCTAATTCAGACAATTTTGTTAAATTAGTTGTTTCTACATTCCTATTGTGCGTAGCTAAAATTATATATTTATCTTTTTTATTAGGTTCATAATTTGAAGTATATCTGCTATTTAATAATAATATATCATCTTCTTTTACTTTGTTAATTCTAACTTTATTCAATAATTCGATAAACTCTTTTTCATTTTGGCGATATATTTTTTTCAGTTCAATATAGACAGGTTTGTTTTGTTCAATTACTTTTGCACTAAAAAAAAATGGACTTTTATAATATTGTGATAAAATGAGCCATTCATCATTTTTTGCAATAGGAGGTAATTGAAAAGTATCCCCAACTAATACAACTTGTACTCCGCCAAATGGTTCTGTTTCTTTTTTTCTAAAAATCCTAAGCAATCTGTCAATAACATCTAATAAATCACTTCTTACCATTGATATTTCATCTATTATTAAAAGCTCTAAACCTTTAATTATTTCTAATTTCTTCTTGAAATATTTGAAATGGTCAAATACAGTTGATTTATCATTGTCATTTAAACTTGGTTTTGTTCTTAGTCGTTTATCATTTGGAACATAAATACTTGGACGAATTTGAAAAAATGAATGTATCGTTTGCCCAGCTGCATTTATCGCCGCCACACCTGTTGGTGCAACAATAACAATATTCTTTTTACTTGTTTCTCTTAGGTATTTTAAAAATGTTGTTTTTCCTGTTCCAGCTTTTCCTGTCAAATATACTAATTTATTAGTATGCTTGACAATTTCAGCTGCATTGTTAAATTCAACATTACTTTCATCAAGTTGAATATTATCTATGATTATTGACATATTAATCTTTAATTAATCTTTGTCGCATTGCTAGAATATATGACTGCTACACTCATCCAATCCTCAATTATAACATCATTGTATTTACATTGGATAACAATATCTATTTATATTATAGAAATGTATTTTTCTCCGTTCTCAAAACAATCACTTCCTAACATCCGAAACAACTTTTCCGTCTTCGATGGTAATTACACGTCTGGCTTTTTTCACAACTCGGGCATCGTGGGTTGAAAAAATAAAGGTAATATTTTCATCGCTGTTTAGTTTTTCCATAATGTCGAGCAGATTTTCGGTCGATT
The sequence above is drawn from the Bacteroidota bacterium genome and encodes:
- a CDS encoding AAA family ATPase, producing MSIIIDNIQLDESNVEFNNAAEIVKHTNKLVYLTGKAGTGKTTFLKYLRETSKKNIVIVAPTGVAAINAAGQTIHSFFQIRPSIYVPNDKRLRTKPSLNDNDKSTVFDHFKYFKKKLEIIKGLELLIIDEISMVRSDLLDVIDRLLRIFRKKETEPFGGVQVVLVGDTFQLPPIAKNDEWLILSQYYKSPFFFSAKVIEQNKPVYIELKKIYRQNEKEFIELLNKVRINKVKEDDILLLNSRYTSNYEPNKKDKYIILATHNRNVETTNLTKLSELETEPNFFEATITGTFPDNSLPTDRVLQLKENAQIMFIKNDRSKRYFNGKIGTIKKIEEFTIIVEITDKNDDFKEIKVEKETWENVRYSWNDEQKKIEEEIIGTFIQFPLKLAWAITVHKSQGLTFEKVFADLSAAFAPGQVYVALSRCTTFNGLMLKSQINRTAIKTDNEVLVFAQNETPNTLIIKELNSGKADILYKSARYKIKKNEYSKAFDDLLKAYKYRNDIGTDIFKRFFVYYFSRLYYSEKGLAKQQNKAKVFIQQNNFLKKEFDNISKQKGIMEGEIEKQNSVINVLLQKTDDFDNENKRIKLELKKKGNRIKTLNDKIETLENKISKQDTEIFRLSNLKWYHKLFGN